In Urechidicola croceus, a single window of DNA contains:
- the lipB gene encoding lipoyl(octanoyl) transferase LipB, which yields MNKTIQIQDLGFKAYKDTWDYQTDLLQETIKVKFDNRKNGTQNETENHFLFVEHPHVYTLGKSGDISNLLLSEQQLEEKGITFFKINRGGDITYHGPGQIVGYPILDLENFFSDIHKYLRLLEETIIMTIAEYGIKGTRSEGETGVWLDVGTPFARKICALGVRASRWVTMHGFALNVNTNLGYFDHIIPCGIKGKAVTSMQLELGKEIPLDEVKEKIKKHFCYLFEAEFIQKDYCSSLK from the coding sequence ATGAATAAAACGATACAAATACAGGATTTAGGATTTAAAGCCTACAAAGATACTTGGGATTATCAAACAGATTTGTTGCAAGAAACTATTAAAGTGAAATTTGATAACCGTAAAAACGGCACTCAAAATGAAACTGAAAATCATTTCTTATTTGTTGAACACCCTCATGTATATACCTTAGGTAAAAGTGGTGACATCTCTAATTTGCTCCTTTCAGAACAACAATTGGAAGAAAAAGGGATTACGTTTTTTAAAATAAATCGTGGTGGAGATATTACTTATCATGGTCCTGGTCAAATTGTCGGTTACCCAATTCTTGATCTTGAAAATTTCTTTTCTGATATTCATAAATATCTTCGATTGCTAGAAGAAACTATTATTATGACAATTGCCGAATATGGTATCAAAGGAACTCGTAGTGAAGGAGAAACTGGTGTTTGGCTTGATGTTGGAACTCCATTTGCAAGAAAAATATGTGCTTTGGGAGTTCGTGCTTCTCGTTGGGTTACTATGCATGGTTTTGCACTAAATGTAAATACCAATTTAGGTTATTTTGATCATATCATTCCTTGTGGAATAAAGGGTAAAGCAGTTACTTCAATGCAATTGGAACTTGGAAAAGAAATCCCACTAGATGAAGTGAAAGAAAAAATTAAAAAGCATTTCTGCTATTTATTTGAGGCTGAGTTTATACAAAAAGACTATTGTTCTTCGTTGAAATAG
- a CDS encoding nucleoid-associated protein: MIKRSKAVISKFIIHKVGNKFNSANNVFSENVLTFDKESYDLMFPFLLKPFANIAQSFRFNHHANIELNELNSYTSKVFEDDSSFVDISKHIVNHLFEQSNSAQIKTGDVIIALFDDIQFKEVTTQAIGIFKIESKIDFFQTYMEEDVLDVFVQKGISTKKLDKGCLILNYTDGEGKVVLSVDNNNYDAQYWIKHFLNIKYADDSNQHTQNYIEMCKDFSEEVIKEDFGHHEKSKFLSKTVDFFKENESINIDEFKEEIFEENEDQKVLFEDYKKQFESLNDVLIRNHFDVADIVVKKQKSKIKTEIKLDTNIQIKLDIDAPDASQEYIERGYDDEKKMKYYKVYFNEEQ, encoded by the coding sequence ATGATAAAAAGAAGTAAAGCCGTAATTTCAAAATTTATAATTCATAAAGTTGGTAATAAGTTTAATAGTGCCAACAATGTTTTTTCAGAAAATGTATTGACTTTTGATAAAGAAAGTTACGATTTAATGTTTCCTTTTTTGCTGAAGCCATTTGCGAATATTGCTCAAAGTTTTAGATTTAACCACCATGCTAATATAGAGTTAAATGAATTGAATAGCTATACTTCAAAAGTATTTGAGGATGATTCATCATTTGTTGATATTTCTAAACATATTGTAAATCATTTGTTTGAGCAATCAAATTCTGCACAAATAAAAACTGGTGATGTAATTATTGCCTTGTTTGATGACATTCAATTTAAGGAAGTTACAACACAAGCCATTGGAATTTTTAAGATAGAAAGTAAAATAGATTTCTTTCAAACTTATATGGAAGAGGATGTTTTAGATGTGTTTGTTCAAAAGGGAATAAGTACTAAAAAATTGGATAAAGGCTGTTTAATTTTAAATTATACAGATGGTGAAGGAAAAGTTGTTTTAAGTGTTGATAATAATAATTATGATGCACAATATTGGATAAAACATTTCCTAAATATAAAATATGCAGATGATAGTAATCAACATACACAGAACTACATTGAAATGTGTAAAGACTTTTCTGAAGAAGTTATAAAAGAAGATTTTGGGCATCATGAAAAAAGTAAGTTTTTATCAAAAACTGTTGATTTTTTCAAAGAAAATGAATCTATAAATATTGACGAGTTTAAAGAAGAAATATTTGAAGAAAATGAAGATCAAAAAGTGCTTTTTGAAGATTACAAAAAGCAGTTTGAGTCATTAAATGATGTACTTATTAGAAATCATTTTGATGTTGCTGATATTGTAGTGAAAAAGCAAAAATCTAAAATTAAAACTGAGATTAAATTAGATACTAATATTCAAATTAAACTTGATATTGATGCGCCAGATGCCTCTCAAGAATATATTGAGCGAGGATATGATGATGAAAAGAAAATGAAATATTATAAGGTCTATTTCAACGAAGAACAATAG
- a CDS encoding ribonuclease HII has protein sequence MLKLKFQDKLIEAGTDEAGRGCLSGPVVAAAVILPKKFKHPLLNDSKQLTEKQRIILRPFIEQYALSWSVSYVFQEKIDEINILQSSILAMHKSIDSLDISPEFIIVDGNKFNNYKDIPHETIVKGDAKYMSIAAASVLAKTYRDDYMEKIHLEFPKYNWKQNKGYPTKQHREAIREFGITQYHRKSFRLLPEQLKLDL, from the coding sequence ATGTTAAAATTAAAATTTCAAGATAAACTAATAGAAGCAGGAACAGATGAAGCCGGAAGAGGTTGCTTATCTGGTCCAGTAGTAGCTGCGGCTGTGATATTGCCCAAAAAATTTAAACATCCATTGTTAAATGATTCTAAACAGTTGACCGAAAAACAACGAATTATTTTGCGCCCTTTTATTGAGCAATATGCATTATCATGGTCAGTTTCATATGTTTTTCAAGAAAAAATTGATGAAATAAATATTTTGCAATCCTCTATATTGGCAATGCATAAATCAATAGATTCTTTAGATATTTCACCAGAATTTATAATTGTAGATGGTAATAAATTTAATAATTATAAAGATATTCCACATGAAACTATTGTTAAAGGAGATGCAAAATACATGAGTATTGCTGCAGCATCTGTATTGGCAAAAACTTATAGAGATGATTATATGGAAAAAATTCATTTAGAATTTCCAAAATATAATTGGAAACAAAATAAAGGTTACCCAACAAAACAACATCGAGAGGCAATAAGAGAATTTGGAATTACTCAGTATCACAGAAAATCTTTTAGGTTACTTCCTGAACAATTAAAGTTGGATTTGTAA
- a CDS encoding putative porin, whose protein sequence is MKNILTTILFTLFIIGANAQDLRNLSEEDAERYQDSLRGSNKEIKVELDGKTHYTDYKIISHNYDTTFVDTTLSMKKDYKFNYIRKDDFELLPFHNLGQTYNTLGYNFEGISYIPKMGARAKYFNFKEIEDIDYYEVPTPISELMFRSGLEQGQVLDALLAVNTSPELNFSFAYKGLRSLGKYRQNLASHGNFRTTFNYRTKDNKYFARGHFVSHDLLNQENGGLPELSLAYFENNDPNYTDRGRLDVNFTDAENFLLTKRYHIEHDYKIFRKNDSVKKYPSNLKVGHLYTYETTHYRYDQDNENSLFGEAFQNSIGDHMGLKTMNNTLFLDLESPIVLGKLRAKANHYNFNHYFNSEVNLVDSTVDAELKGSTISAGAEWIASVKNFNLKADVSSIISGDLEGNSLLGQATYRKDSLFSITAKLSTVSKSPNFNFLHFQSDYIDYNWQNDNFKNEQIRNLFIEFNSDKWVNASASLTQIDNYSYFDTIAKPQQAGEAINYLKLKVSKSITVGKFSLDNTVMYQNVSKGEDFFRVPELITRNSLYYSDFWFKNKPLYVQTGFTFKYFTEYKMNAYNPVLSEFHLQEENFGGFPMLDFFINGQVRRTRLFLKAENITASFTGRDYYSAPTHPYRDFTVRFGLVWNFFI, encoded by the coding sequence ATGAAAAACATTTTAACTACAATCCTTTTTACTTTATTTATTATTGGTGCAAATGCTCAAGATTTAAGAAATCTAAGTGAAGAAGATGCAGAACGATATCAAGATTCATTAAGAGGTTCTAATAAAGAAATAAAAGTAGAATTAGACGGTAAAACACATTATACCGATTATAAGATAATCTCTCACAATTATGACACAACTTTCGTTGATACCACATTGTCAATGAAAAAGGATTATAAATTCAATTATATTAGAAAAGATGATTTTGAACTACTTCCGTTTCATAATTTAGGGCAAACATACAATACACTTGGTTATAACTTTGAGGGTATTTCATATATTCCAAAGATGGGTGCAAGAGCAAAATATTTTAATTTTAAAGAAATAGAAGATATTGATTATTACGAAGTTCCAACTCCAATTTCTGAATTAATGTTTAGATCTGGTCTTGAACAAGGTCAGGTATTGGATGCATTACTTGCTGTAAACACTTCACCTGAACTTAACTTTTCATTTGCTTACAAAGGTTTGCGTTCATTAGGAAAATATCGACAAAACCTTGCTAGTCATGGAAATTTTAGAACTACTTTTAATTATAGAACTAAAGATAATAAATACTTTGCTAGAGGTCATTTTGTTTCTCATGATTTATTAAATCAAGAAAATGGTGGGCTTCCAGAGTTGTCTTTAGCTTATTTTGAAAATAACGACCCAAACTATACTGATAGAGGTCGTTTGGATGTAAATTTTACTGATGCCGAAAACTTCTTGTTAACTAAGCGATATCATATTGAACATGATTATAAAATTTTTAGAAAAAATGATAGCGTAAAAAAATATCCTTCTAATTTAAAAGTAGGACATTTATATACTTATGAAACCACTCATTATAGATATGACCAAGACAATGAAAACAGTCTTTTTGGGGAGGCTTTTCAAAATTCAATAGGTGATCATATGGGGCTTAAAACTATGAACAATACTCTGTTTTTAGATTTAGAATCTCCAATTGTGTTAGGTAAATTAAGGGCAAAAGCAAATCATTATAATTTCAATCATTATTTTAATAGTGAAGTTAATTTAGTTGATTCAACTGTAGATGCTGAGCTTAAAGGTTCTACTATTTCTGCTGGAGCAGAATGGATTGCTTCAGTAAAAAACTTTAACTTAAAAGCAGATGTATCTTCAATCATTTCAGGTGATTTAGAAGGAAATAGTTTATTGGGACAAGCAACTTATCGAAAAGATAGTCTTTTCAGTATTACTGCTAAACTTTCAACAGTTTCAAAATCTCCAAACTTTAACTTTTTACATTTTCAAAGTGACTATATAGATTATAATTGGCAAAATGATAACTTCAAAAATGAACAAATTCGAAATCTATTTATAGAATTTAATTCAGATAAATGGGTCAACGCATCAGCAAGTCTAACGCAAATAGATAATTACTCCTATTTTGACACAATTGCTAAACCTCAACAAGCAGGTGAAGCAATTAATTATTTAAAACTTAAAGTAAGTAAATCAATTACTGTTGGTAAATTCTCTTTAGACAATACAGTTATGTATCAAAATGTATCTAAAGGTGAAGATTTTTTTAGAGTACCTGAATTAATCACTAGAAATTCTTTGTATTACAGTGATTTTTGGTTTAAAAACAAGCCTCTATATGTTCAAACTGGATTTACTTTTAAATATTTTACCGAATATAAAATGAATGCTTACAACCCTGTTTTATCAGAATTTCATTTACAAGAAGAAAATTTTGGAGGTTTTCCAATGCTAGACTTTTTCATAAATGGTCAAGTAAGGCGAACGCGATTGTTTTTAAAGGCTGAAAATATTACCGCAAGTTTTACAGGCCGTGATTATTACAGTGCACCAACACATCCGTATCGTGATTTTACTGTAAGGTTTGGTTTAGTTTGGAACTTTTTTATTTAG
- the nhaC gene encoding Na+/H+ antiporter NhaC: protein MPKNDNLSKIEIENQKIIENKELSIWESIIPVVILMMLLAYNIFYADGVMLGDYSNQLILLIGGLVAAIVGLFNKVSIGTMFNEIIENLKSVFVPIMILFCVGALAGTWLVSGVIPAMVYYGLQVLNPTIFLPASVIIAAIISLATGSSWTTSATVGIALIGIGSALGIPTGMIAGAVISGAYFGDKMSPLSDTTNLAPAMAGTDLFTHIRYMSLTTVPTIIITLIVFAILSTTITTTGSADVSDLLVSIKNTFNITPYLFIVPIVVIALILLKTKPLIALGVGIILAAIFAFIFQAEVLQGLSNSNFKAVVNSIITDTAIETDNEKLNELFSAGGMNGMLWTIYLIICAMVFGGIMDGIGALARITKELLKLATSVFGLFTSTVLSCLGLNVIASDQYLALVIPGKMFKKAFEDKGLAPENLSRTLEDSGTVTSVLVPWNTCGAYQSGVLGVGVGEYFIYATFNYLSPFMTLIYAAFNIKIKQLTSK from the coding sequence ATGCCAAAAAATGATAACTTATCAAAAATTGAAATTGAAAATCAAAAAATTATCGAAAATAAAGAATTAAGTATTTGGGAATCTATAATTCCTGTGGTAATTCTGATGATGCTTTTAGCCTATAATATTTTTTATGCAGATGGAGTTATGTTGGGTGATTATTCAAATCAATTGATATTATTGATAGGAGGTTTGGTAGCTGCAATTGTTGGGTTGTTCAACAAAGTATCAATTGGCACAATGTTCAATGAAATTATTGAAAATTTAAAAAGTGTTTTTGTTCCAATAATGATTTTATTTTGTGTAGGAGCTCTAGCAGGAACATGGTTAGTAAGTGGTGTAATTCCAGCAATGGTATATTATGGGCTTCAAGTTTTAAATCCAACAATATTTCTACCAGCATCTGTAATAATTGCCGCAATTATTTCATTGGCAACAGGTAGTTCTTGGACAACTTCTGCAACAGTTGGAATTGCATTAATTGGTATTGGAAGTGCATTAGGAATTCCAACAGGTATGATTGCTGGAGCAGTCATTTCTGGAGCCTATTTTGGAGATAAAATGTCTCCTTTGAGTGATACAACCAATTTGGCACCAGCGATGGCTGGAACAGATTTATTTACTCATATTAGATATATGTCATTAACTACAGTGCCTACAATTATTATTACACTAATCGTTTTTGCAATTTTAAGTACTACAATTACTACAACTGGAAGTGCAGATGTAAGTGATTTGTTAGTGTCAATTAAGAATACATTTAATATTACACCATATCTTTTTATTGTTCCTATTGTTGTGATTGCATTGATTTTATTAAAAACAAAGCCTTTAATTGCATTGGGTGTTGGTATTATTTTAGCCGCAATTTTTGCATTTATTTTTCAGGCTGAAGTTTTACAAGGTTTATCAAATTCAAATTTTAAGGCTGTAGTTAATTCTATTATTACAGATACTGCTATTGAAACTGATAATGAGAAGTTAAATGAATTATTTAGTGCTGGAGGAATGAATGGTATGCTTTGGACAATCTATTTAATTATTTGTGCAATGGTTTTCGGAGGAATTATGGATGGAATTGGTGCATTGGCAAGAATTACCAAAGAGTTATTGAAATTGGCAACTTCTGTTTTTGGTTTGTTTACAAGCACAGTATTGAGTTGTCTAGGTTTAAATGTTATTGCTTCTGATCAATACCTTGCTTTAGTAATTCCTGGGAAAATGTTTAAAAAAGCATTTGAAGATAAGGGACTAGCACCAGAAAATTTAAGTAGAACTTTAGAAGATTCAGGAACCGTAACGTCAGTTTTAGTCCCTTGGAATACCTGTGGTGCTTATCAATCAGGAGTTTTGGGAGTTGGAGTAGGCGAATACTTTATATATGCAACATTTAACTATTTAAGCCCTTTTATGACCTTAATTTATGCAGCTTTTAACATTAAAATTAAACAACTAACTTCTAAATAA
- a CDS encoding YceI family protein, whose amino-acid sequence MKKIILAIALVVVAVSCKVDSKNKVETSDAEKVVATEGSTYKVNTEKSSLTWKGFKPTGSHNGTISLANGSLNVADDNIVGGKFTIDMNSIVCLDLPEEGDYGAPKLVGHLNSPDFFDVAKFPTATFEITEVKSTSISGNLTIKGITKNISIPATSGVANGFATLKSELFKVDRTEFGIEYKSMKLADMVKDKSIDDLIEMSFDVIVQK is encoded by the coding sequence ATGAAAAAAATCATTTTAGCAATTGCATTAGTCGTAGTTGCAGTATCATGTAAAGTAGATAGTAAAAATAAAGTAGAAACCTCTGACGCAGAAAAAGTAGTTGCTACTGAAGGTTCAACTTATAAAGTTAATACAGAAAAGTCATCATTAACTTGGAAAGGTTTCAAACCAACAGGATCACATAATGGTACTATTTCATTAGCCAATGGCTCATTAAACGTGGCTGACGATAATATTGTAGGTGGAAAATTCACTATTGATATGAATTCAATTGTATGTTTAGACTTACCAGAAGAAGGTGATTATGGTGCGCCAAAATTAGTAGGTCATTTAAATAGCCCAGATTTCTTTGATGTAGCTAAATTTCCAACTGCAACATTTGAAATTACAGAAGTAAAATCGACATCAATAAGTGGAAACCTAACAATCAAAGGAATCACAAAAAATATTTCTATTCCTGCTACTTCTGGAGTAGCAAACGGTTTTGCTACTTTAAAAAGTGAGTTGTTTAAAGTAGATAGAACTGAATTTGGTATAGAATATAAATCAATGAAATTGGCAGATATGGTAAAAGATAAATCAATTGATGATTTAATTGAAATGTCTTTTGACGTAATAGTTCAAAAATAA
- a CDS encoding DUF3857 domain-containing protein, translating to MKKVLITMLVIAFVQFSYCQNYKFGKVSKEELEEQYYPLDSTANAAYLFKKRRTFATVLGNEIKLITEVQVRMKIYNQEGFDWATEEISLFGESNSDSEKVSNLKAVTYNLENGEIEETKLDKNSVFKETKSSSWKVSKFTMPNLKEGSVLEWTYKIYSPYFTHIDDIQIQYEIPVKNYETKIQLLEWFNFNKRQKGYYPFKITESSKRNSTLNTNDKTIEIIEKNIPALKEEPYVNSMKNYAASLQLEVASLSAPTLGLFENYATSWEGVAKDIFKSSSFGGELKKTGHLKDDMVQLNAELTTLPAKIGGALQYVKSKIKWNGNYSQYAEKGLRKAYNDGSGNIGDINLTLVAVLRELGVDANPALVSTRNNGVPLFPTRRGFNYVIAVAETDQGKIMLDASEKYSLPNVLPLRAMNWNATIVRKNGSVGFVKLGSSIASVEESNLNYKISEDGLIEGMNRVKYENLSAIGYRNSNDNLNEEDWISKIEQKNNDIEILNFRVTNMDNISKPVLELYKFEKEDGVEVIGDKMYLSPLLFKANDENPFKLENREYPIDFGAPWDEKIMTSIEIPVGFKVESLPEDLAIGMTDEMGVFVYKVETSGNKIQLSSMVKINKGIVPANYYLEMKEFFKQIVTKQTEKIVLSKS from the coding sequence ATGAAAAAAGTTTTAATTACAATGCTAGTGATAGCATTTGTTCAATTTAGTTATTGCCAAAATTATAAGTTTGGAAAAGTATCAAAAGAAGAATTAGAAGAGCAATACTATCCTCTTGACTCTACCGCTAATGCTGCATATTTGTTTAAGAAAAGAAGAACCTTTGCTACAGTATTAGGTAATGAAATTAAATTAATTACTGAGGTACAAGTAAGAATGAAAATTTACAACCAAGAGGGCTTTGATTGGGCAACAGAAGAAATTAGTTTATTTGGTGAGTCTAATAGTGATAGTGAAAAGGTTTCAAATTTAAAGGCAGTTACATACAACCTTGAAAATGGAGAAATAGAAGAAACTAAATTAGATAAAAATAGTGTATTTAAAGAAACAAAAAGCAGTAGTTGGAAAGTAAGTAAATTTACAATGCCCAATCTGAAGGAGGGCTCAGTATTAGAATGGACATATAAAATTTATTCACCATATTTTACGCATATAGATGATATTCAGATTCAATACGAAATACCCGTTAAAAATTATGAAACTAAAATTCAACTATTAGAATGGTTTAATTTTAATAAAAGACAAAAAGGATATTATCCATTTAAAATTACAGAATCTTCAAAGAGAAACTCAACATTAAATACTAATGATAAGACCATTGAAATAATAGAGAAAAATATTCCTGCATTAAAAGAAGAACCATACGTAAATAGCATGAAAAACTATGCAGCAAGTTTACAATTAGAAGTAGCTTCATTATCTGCACCAACATTAGGACTCTTTGAAAATTATGCTACTAGTTGGGAAGGAGTTGCAAAAGACATTTTTAAAAGTTCATCATTTGGAGGTGAATTGAAAAAAACTGGACATTTAAAAGATGATATGGTACAATTAAATGCTGAGTTAACAACTTTACCAGCTAAAATTGGAGGTGCATTGCAATATGTGAAAAGTAAAATAAAATGGAATGGTAATTATAGTCAGTATGCAGAAAAAGGATTAAGAAAAGCATATAATGATGGTTCTGGTAATATTGGAGATATCAATCTAACCCTAGTTGCAGTTTTAAGAGAATTAGGTGTAGATGCAAATCCAGCATTGGTAAGTACTCGAAATAATGGTGTGCCACTTTTTCCTACAAGACGAGGCTTTAATTATGTTATTGCAGTTGCTGAAACTGACCAAGGTAAAATTATGTTAGATGCCTCTGAAAAATATAGTTTACCAAATGTATTGCCATTAAGAGCAATGAATTGGAACGCAACAATAGTAAGAAAGAACGGTTCAGTTGGATTTGTAAAACTAGGATCTAGTATCGCGTCAGTTGAAGAATCTAATTTGAATTATAAAATTTCTGAAGATGGATTGATTGAAGGAATGAATCGAGTAAAATATGAAAACCTTTCAGCAATAGGATATAGAAATTCAAATGATAATTTAAATGAAGAGGATTGGATTAGCAAAATAGAGCAAAAAAACAATGACATAGAAATATTAAACTTTAGAGTGACTAATATGGATAATATTTCAAAACCAGTTCTAGAACTATATAAATTTGAAAAAGAAGATGGAGTAGAAGTTATAGGAGATAAAATGTACCTTTCTCCATTACTGTTTAAGGCGAATGATGAAAACCCATTTAAACTAGAAAACAGAGAATATCCAATTGATTTTGGTGCACCTTGGGATGAAAAAATAATGACATCTATAGAAATTCCTGTTGGTTTTAAAGTTGAGTCTTTACCAGAGGATTTAGCTATTGGAATGACTGATGAAATGGGTGTATTCGTATATAAAGTAGAAACGTCTGGTAATAAAATTCAATTGAGTTCTATGGTTAAAATAAATAAAGGAATTGTTCCTGCAAATTATTATTTAGAAATGAAAGAATTTTTCAAACAAATAGTGACAAAACAAACAGAGAAAATTGTATTGTCTAAAAGTTAA
- a CDS encoding DUF3857 domain-containing protein, with product MIKKIPNLILLLLFIFSNPLHSQNIELSTLLIPKELTENANSVVRFDNMEIDMVSQNEMVIKVQTAVSVLNELGDRYADITLNYDKRMLIKSVKGYIYNSFGKEIEKIKKSDFDDYSASDGFSLFSDGRLIHYDYTPTSYPYTIYYEYELKTSNTAFIPRWMPISTYYQGVQKSSYTFKYPTDIKINKLEKQFEGYDVKSNNNGTELIYEVANIPAIEYESYAPSLIDLVPNLIVGVNKFNLEGVNGEASNWLEFGKWYYDNLLQSTQDLPEKTKQEIRNLTKGAVSNEEKAKIVYEYVQDKVRYISIQVGIGGFKPMLASEVDNLSYGDCKALTNYTKALLDAVDVPSNYTVLWAGNEKRSVENEFLSVQGNHVILNLPTEEGDLWLECTSQKVPFSELGDFTDDRDVLVITPEGGEIKHTRVYNDNENTQKIVGKYTLNDNGAITAKVNMVSKGTQFDNHLHYESKTEKELDKSYKEFWDNINNMAINTIDINNNKSEGQFEEVVEFSAENYGVISGERMIFPVNAFNVMERAPKRMRNRKLPVEISRGFYDVDEVEVELPSNYSIEAIANNVNIESKYGTYKLTIEKVGENTLKYSRKFLLKNGKYSKESYNEYRDFWKSVVKSDNSKVVLLKK from the coding sequence ATGATTAAAAAAATCCCAAACCTAATCCTGTTATTACTATTTATTTTTTCCAACCCATTACATTCTCAAAATATAGAATTAAGTACTTTACTGATTCCGAAAGAATTAACTGAAAATGCCAATTCTGTTGTACGTTTTGATAACATGGAGATAGATATGGTTTCACAAAATGAAATGGTTATAAAAGTTCAAACAGCTGTTTCAGTTTTGAATGAATTAGGAGATAGATATGCAGATATCACTCTTAATTATGACAAGAGAATGCTAATTAAAAGTGTAAAAGGTTACATATATAATTCATTCGGAAAGGAAATTGAGAAAATAAAGAAAAGTGATTTTGATGATTACAGTGCCTCTGATGGTTTTTCTTTATTTAGTGATGGAAGACTTATACATTACGATTACACACCAACATCATATCCATACACCATATATTATGAGTATGAATTAAAAACGTCTAATACGGCTTTTATTCCACGTTGGATGCCTATTTCAACCTACTATCAAGGTGTTCAGAAATCGTCCTATACATTTAAATATCCTACGGATATTAAGATTAATAAGTTAGAAAAACAATTTGAAGGTTATGATGTTAAATCAAATAATAACGGTACAGAATTAATATATGAAGTTGCAAATATTCCTGCAATTGAATATGAGTCTTACGCACCTTCACTGATTGATTTAGTCCCAAACTTAATTGTTGGAGTAAATAAATTTAATTTAGAAGGTGTAAATGGTGAAGCAAGCAATTGGCTAGAATTTGGAAAATGGTATTATGATAATTTACTTCAATCCACACAAGATTTACCTGAAAAAACAAAACAAGAAATAAGAAACTTAACCAAAGGAGCAGTTTCAAACGAAGAAAAGGCAAAGATTGTATATGAATATGTACAAGATAAAGTTAGATATATAAGTATTCAAGTAGGAATAGGAGGCTTTAAACCAATGCTAGCTAGTGAAGTTGATAATTTGAGTTATGGAGACTGTAAGGCTTTGACAAACTATACAAAAGCACTATTAGATGCTGTAGATGTACCGTCAAACTATACTGTTTTATGGGCTGGTAATGAAAAAAGGAGTGTAGAAAACGAATTTTTATCAGTTCAAGGTAATCATGTGATATTAAATCTTCCTACTGAAGAAGGCGATTTATGGCTTGAATGCACAAGTCAAAAAGTACCCTTTTCTGAACTTGGTGATTTTACTGATGATAGAGATGTTTTAGTTATTACTCCCGAAGGAGGAGAAATTAAACACACAAGAGTATATAACGATAATGAAAATACTCAAAAGATTGTCGGTAAATATACATTAAATGATAATGGGGCAATAACTGCTAAAGTAAATATGGTCTCAAAAGGAACTCAGTTTGACAATCATTTACATTATGAAAGTAAAACTGAAAAAGAGTTAGACAAATCATATAAAGAGTTTTGGGACAATATCAATAATATGGCTATCAATACAATTGATATAAACAACAACAAGAGTGAAGGTCAGTTTGAAGAAGTAGTAGAGTTTTCAGCTGAAAACTACGGAGTAATTAGTGGAGAAAGGATGATTTTCCCAGTTAATGCATTTAATGTTATGGAAAGAGCACCAAAGCGAATGCGTAATCGAAAATTACCAGTTGAAATTAGTCGTGGGTTTTATGATGTAGATGAAGTAGAAGTAGAGTTACCGAGTAATTACTCAATTGAAGCAATAGCTAACAATGTTAATATTGAAAGTAAGTATGGTACATATAAATTAACTATTGAAAAAGTTGGTGAAAATACATTAAAATATTCACGTAAATTTTTACTAAAAAATGGAAAATATTCCAAAGAATCATACAATGAGTATCGTGATTTTTGGAAAAGCGTAGTCAAAAGTGACAATTCAAAAGTAGTCTTATTAAAAAAATAA
- the dtd gene encoding D-aminoacyl-tRNA deacylase translates to MRVVIQRVLGASVSIDAKIVSEIDNGLLILLGIEDKDTSTDINWLTKKVANLRIFNDENDVMNKSLIDIDGDAIVVSQFTLHASTKKGNRPSYLKAAKPDISIPLYEEFIVQFEKELGKKIGSGQFGAHMKVSLINDGPVTIIIDSSNKE, encoded by the coding sequence ATGAGAGTTGTTATTCAAAGAGTATTAGGCGCATCAGTTTCTATAGATGCAAAGATTGTAAGTGAAATTGATAATGGTTTATTGATTTTATTAGGAATTGAAGATAAAGATACATCTACTGATATTAATTGGTTAACTAAAAAAGTAGCAAATCTCAGAATATTTAATGATGAAAATGATGTTATGAACAAATCATTAATTGATATTGATGGTGATGCTATTGTTGTAAGTCAATTTACATTACATGCGAGTACTAAAAAAGGAAATAGACCTTCCTATTTAAAAGCAGCTAAGCCAGATATTTCTATTCCTCTTTATGAAGAATTTATAGTTCAATTTGAGAAAGAGTTAGGTAAAAAAATCGGTTCAGGTCAATTTGGAGCACATATGAAAGTCTCACTTATCAATGATGGGCCAGTAACAATAATAATAGATTCTTCAAATAAAGAATAA